Proteins from a single region of Salipiger sp. H15:
- the cimA gene encoding citramalate synthase encodes MGKERLYIYDTTLRDGQQTQGVQFSTAEKHRIVAALDALGVDYIEGGWPGANPTDSAFFDEVGKTRATMTAFGMTKRAGRSAANDDVLAAVLNAGTPSVCLVGKTHEFHVTTALGITLEENLEAISASVAHCVGLGREALFDAEHFFDGYKANPGYALSCVKAALENGARWVVLCDTNGGTLPEEIGRIVREVIAAGVPGEKLGIHTHNDTETAVGGTLAAIDAGVRQLQGTLNGLGERCGNANLTTLIPTLLLKEPYASRFETGVSLEAVEGITQVSRMLDEILNRVPMRQAPYVGSSAFAHKAGLHASAILKDPTTYEHIEPGVVGNRRVIPMSNQAGQSNLRRRLAEAGLEVEPGNPALGRILDRIKTQEAEGYTYDTAQASFELLAREELGCLPEFFEVKRYRVTIERRKNKYDKMVSLSEAVVVVKIDGEKKLSVSDSLDTEGHDRGPVNALAKALAKDLGPYQSVIDDMRLVDFKVRITQGGTEAVTRVIIDSEDGSGRRWQTVGVSANIVDASFEALLDAVRWKLIRDCDGVARAAQ; translated from the coding sequence ATGGGGAAGGAGCGTCTCTACATCTACGACACCACGCTGCGCGACGGGCAGCAGACGCAGGGCGTACAGTTCTCGACCGCCGAGAAGCACCGCATCGTTGCGGCGCTCGACGCGCTGGGGGTCGACTACATCGAGGGCGGCTGGCCCGGGGCGAACCCCACGGACAGCGCCTTCTTCGACGAGGTCGGCAAGACCCGCGCCACGATGACCGCCTTCGGCATGACCAAGCGGGCCGGGCGCTCGGCGGCGAATGACGACGTGCTGGCGGCGGTGCTGAACGCGGGCACGCCCTCGGTCTGCCTCGTCGGCAAGACCCACGAGTTCCACGTGACCACCGCGCTCGGCATCACGCTCGAGGAGAACCTCGAGGCGATCTCGGCCTCGGTGGCGCATTGCGTCGGCCTCGGGCGCGAGGCGCTGTTCGACGCCGAGCATTTCTTCGATGGCTACAAGGCCAACCCCGGCTACGCGCTCTCCTGCGTGAAGGCGGCGCTGGAGAACGGCGCACGCTGGGTCGTGCTCTGCGACACCAACGGCGGCACGCTGCCCGAGGAGATCGGCCGCATCGTGCGCGAGGTGATCGCGGCGGGCGTGCCGGGCGAGAAGCTCGGCATCCACACCCACAACGACACCGAGACCGCCGTGGGCGGCACGCTGGCGGCGATCGACGCGGGCGTGCGGCAGCTGCAGGGCACGCTCAACGGGCTCGGCGAGCGCTGCGGCAATGCCAACCTCACCACGCTCATCCCGACGCTGCTGCTGAAGGAGCCCTATGCCTCGCGCTTCGAGACCGGGGTGAGCCTCGAGGCGGTCGAGGGCATCACGCAGGTGAGCCGGATGCTCGACGAGATCCTCAACCGCGTGCCGATGCGCCAGGCGCCCTATGTCGGCAGCTCGGCCTTCGCCCACAAGGCGGGGCTGCACGCGAGCGCGATCCTCAAGGACCCCACCACCTACGAGCACATCGAGCCGGGCGTGGTCGGCAACCGCCGGGTCATCCCGATGTCGAACCAGGCGGGCCAGTCGAACCTGCGCCGCCGGCTCGCCGAGGCGGGGCTCGAGGTCGAGCCCGGCAACCCGGCGCTGGGGCGCATCCTCGACCGGATCAAGACGCAGGAGGCCGAGGGCTACACCTACGACACCGCGCAGGCGAGCTTCGAGCTGCTGGCGCGCGAGGAGCTGGGCTGCCTGCCCGAGTTCTTCGAGGTGAAGCGCTACCGGGTCACCATCGAGCGGCGCAAGAACAAGTACGACAAGATGGTCTCGCTGTCGGAGGCCGTGGTGGTGGTGAAGATCGACGGCGAGAAGAAGCTTTCCGTCTCGGACAGCCTCGACACCGAGGGGCACGACCGCGGCCCGGTGAACGCGCTCGCCAAGGCGCTGGCCAAGGACCTTGGGCCCTACCAGTCGGTGATCGACGACATGCGGCTGGTGGACTTCAAGGTGCGCATCACCCAGGGCGGCACCGAGGCCGTGACCCGCGTCATCATCGACAGCGAGGACGGCTCGGGCCGGCGCTGGCAGACTGTCGGGGTCAGCGCGAACATAGTGGATGCGTCGTTCGAGGCGCTGCTCGATGCGGTGCGCTGGAAGCTGATCCGCGATTGCGACGGGGTGGCGCGTGCAGCTCAGTGA